The genomic window atcgtgatattattattgtaccagttgtaatatgattttattaataattgtataggtactattattagttattgcgactgataaatgtttatcataataattaaggaaataatataacaaatttattaaatacattttttggtgttttattgtttgtaaaaaaaaaaattaaattgacatacattattagttattacactaaatataaaattggtgAATATCAGTAATATCATCTATTtaccaaaacataaaaaactaaaatttaaattagaatacagagtaaaattttacttaacaaaataatattttgcattcagttcttttgaatttataacttattacacAAGACAATCACTTACTCATCCTGACAAATGTCTGTATACGATTCATTTGCTGTTTCCACTGGCTATACCagtcatttaaaatttcataatctACTACTTGATGatcattaatttcaatatttttttcttctgttttaggaaaattatatttttggatattattGCAAAACGGTTTCTGTGTAGATTTACAGCTATCTTTCTCAAAATGTATCCCATGGttgttatgattataaaagcaatttttatttgtataacgttcatcaaaacttttattttctgCTACTAAATCAATTTCCTCctcatatagttttttattatcacaatattcTTTTTCATTGGGATTTTCTTGTTTATCATGGTATTTGTCTTCATCACAGTATTCTTCATTACATGAATCTTCTTCATCGCTGCATTCTTCTTCATCACAACATTCTTCTTCCTCACAGTATTCTTCTTCATCACAGCATTCTTCTTCCTCGCAGTATTCTTCTTCATCGTAGTATTCTTCTTCATCACAAGATTCTTCTTCGTCGCAGTATTCTTCTTCCGAAAATTCTTCAGCTTTACTACTCTTTTCACACATCATAGTTGACACATCACTCTCATCTGCATCTGTTAAATGAGCAAATTCACTATCATGCTGTACCGGCTTTAAAAGGCTAAAATCtggtatttgaaataaactataaatgtcTGTGAATCGTAGTCGttgactattatttatatcaattttaggGTCATCAATAATTgattcatttgaaatattgcTTTCTGAACATACTTCGTTAACTAACTTCTCgtcttcaatattaataagagGTTTATGTTGACTCTCCAACAACTGatctgtatttatattgttcattttaatatcAGTAGTGttagataaattttttaaatcattattttcacatatttgatttatattagaaGGCTCATTTTCACTAACAGTTTGGAGAGTAGAGTTTTTTAACATTAGTTTTTTACTAgcttcatatttttcaaaatctgaatcatagttttttataatatctaaaagatCTTCAGgactatattttgtgtattgatCAGTGCTATTAAGTAAAGGTTCTGGATCAAATAACACATAGGATCTATCAtcagttaaatgttttttatcaaccatgttattttcaatgagttttttttcagtttcttTAACAAGATCACAAAGCTTTTGTAGTGATTCCTTTTCAGATAAACTGCTAACATTTGATTCAATATCATTGGTACTAAATATAGAATcaccttaataaaaataataaaaataaattcaaatttatattgattaatgattattttataaaattgtcttaCTTTCATTATCCTTATTTAAGTtttcttcaattaaattatttccattttcTTTAGTTATTCCATTTTCGGTATCTTGGATTGGTAACATTTCAGTTTCAGTAGTTAAATTAAGATCTTCAAGCTCGTTGTCTGCATATTCAAGTATAGGTTTTGTTATTGCGATTGGTAACATTTTAACCTTAATACTttcaatactattaataatatgtttaaaagttttcaaCTCTTTGTCATCATCCAAAATAGTAAAAGcatttcctaaaaaaaaaaatatgttagtttttcataaaatattattcatcttattattattcaacctTTGTTTCCAAATCTTCCAGCTCGGCCAATTCTATGTAGATATGTAGCCCAATCATGTGGACAGTCCATATTAATCACCAAGTCTACATTTGACGAATCTATTCCTCTGGCTATCAAATCCGTGGCAAcaagtatttttgatttaaaagatGTTAATCTATCTACTAACTTCAATCGAATACTTTGATCTTGATCACCTCTAATATAATCCGCTTTATAGTTATGGTCACGTAGCATATTACAAACAGCTTCAActctgtaaaattataataaataaaattactatatattatttttgtataatatgtttatcaaTGACAGTACCTTGTCATGTAGTTAGTGAATATGATACATTGAgtaaatggtaaattttttaatatattaagaagTCGCACATTTTTtgcaggtaataatattatattagtactgACTGCTTTAACACATGCTACATACTGCTGAATACCTAATAGGAACTTTGACGGGTCTTGTAATGCATTCATATCTTCTTCTGCTCCcttgactataatatactctttCATGAACTCATCAAAAACAgacatatcatttttatcaattgaaGCACTTACAACTATTGTTTGCTTTAATTTTGGAAGTTTAGTATCTATCAGCCTGTAAcaaatatgtttgaaaattgattacagtaaaaaaaaaaaaaataataaatattatatacatttataaccaatactaatacaatttttatatttgaaataaaaatcatattttaacctTTTAATCTAAGTAgacctattaattttaatttttagaaggaAAATACAGAATTgtatagtacaataaaaatagtttgtttaaacatttcataaccaaaagaaatttatttaggtattctattaaatatgaaaatgcatacatgtataaatactGAAGGAACTTAAATGAAAAAGCTGGAAatgttctataaattattatatgtataatataaatgctttgtctagttgaaataataaaatggaacAGTTACAATGAAAACATTGGTTGTATAGGGCTTATACTGTAAGtagtacattacattttatgataactaatttttattaaacataatagtccatgataaaatatttttattactatttttttgtgtttgttattttatttttatagttcatatttttaaattaaactaaaattttaaataattaaaaataatattataaaaaaatagtaacctGTTTAAaccttaaaaagttttaatagtaaaaatagattatagaatatataccaatatttct from Aphis gossypii isolate Hap1 chromosome 1, ASM2018417v2, whole genome shotgun sequence includes these protein-coding regions:
- the LOC114120245 gene encoding probable ATP-dependent RNA helicase DDX20; this translates as MPASEYSKDTDRTTDVQTHDETPFSDIVTDHPLILKGLSDCGFINASPIQVAALPTIIAGNDTIVEAKNGTGKTLTFVIPTLIRLKLDQDHLQTIILAPTREIAVQIQQCFKKVGQHLPGLKCEYFIGGTPVDVDKQKAKSCQIAVGSPGRIKHLLNEHVLKCSEVKSFILDEVDKLFTDKCFTKDVRLIDTKLPKLKQTIVVSASIDKNDMSVFDEFMKEYIIVKGAEEDMNALQDPSKFLLGIQQYVACVKAVSTNIILLPAKNVRLLNILKNLPFTQCIIFTNYMTRVEAVCNMLRDHNYKADYIRGDQDQSIRLKLVDRLTSFKSKILVATDLIARGIDSSNVDLVINMDCPHDWATYLHRIGRAGRFGNKGNAFTILDDDKELKTFKHIINSIESIKVKMLPIAITKPILEYADNELEDLNLTTETEMLPIQDTENGITKENGNNLIEENLNKDNESDSIFSTNDIESNVSSLSEKESLQKLCDLVKETEKKLIENNMVDKKHLTDDRSYVLFDPEPLLNSTDQYTKYSPEDLLDIIKNYDSDFEKYEASKKLMLKNSTLQTVSENEPSNINQICENNDLKNLSNTTDIKMNNINTDQLLESQHKPLINIEDEKLVNEVCSESNISNESIIDDPKIDINNSQRLRFTDIYSLFQIPDFSLLKPVQHDSEFAHLTDADESDVSTMMCEKSSKAEEFSEEEYCDEEESCDEEEYYDEEEYCEEEECCDEEEYCEEEECCDEEECSDEEDSCNEEYCDEDKYHDKQENPNEKEYCDNKKLYEEEIDLVAENKSFDERYTNKNCFYNHNNHGIHFEKDSCKSTQKPFCNNIQKYNFPKTEEKNIEINDHQVVDYEILNDWYSQWKQQMNRIQTFVRMSK